From the genome of Saccharomyces paradoxus strain CBS432 chromosome XII sequence:
TATAATTTCCTAAGGACCTTCAAAGTTGCTGGTAATGAACCATACGATCTGGTACTATTTTGGGTATCGTCGGTGCCATACTGTACAATTGTATGAGGATTTTCTACCGATGAATTGGTAGAATGTGCTTCTGCCAGAGTTAGCGGGGCAGgtttatattcttttaattgTTGTTTGGATCCTTGCTTTTTAAATAGACAGTTTTCATTTGAAAGAGTCCTCGAAGGTTTGAGAATGACTTCCGGAGGTTCATCCAACGTGTTACCGTCCGTTGAACCGATTAATGAAGCTTTTGATTCCGCGCATTCAAGCAATGAATCATCTAGACTAGTAGGAAACTGTTCTGATAATGGAGAATGTGGGTGTAGCATAATGTCAGAAATGTTCTGACGCAAGTTGTGATGGATATTTAACTGATATGGTGATCCTATCATGATATAGGACGAGTAAATGTGATACGCCATTTCAAGGCACTCGTTGGCCTGTTTCATCAAAGCTGAATCAATAGTTTTTacaatattgttttttgaacaaccgatattaatttttttattacaaTGCTTAGAATctatcaatttcttcaggattgtcattttctttaagaATCTCTTAATTTCGATAAATACGTCCAGGTTTTCTACgcaaaattctttttccagATGGCGTCTGAATAAATATCTCATACCTGGGTCATTTAACACATAGTCCAGTTTATTTAGATTACTCGAAGAGATAAGTATGTCTTGGGAAAAACCTTCGCTCTCATCCAGTGTCCTTTTTTCATCACGAACAGTCATGTGACACTTTGATGTAAAATCTAGATCTATTGTGCTACCATTTGGTGCTCGAACGTTATTGCTCTTACAACCTGTCCAAGAAACCAAATCCCAACCACGTTTGGACAAggtaaaaaatgaagatcTGCTgatttgaaactttttcttgtcaGTGCGTGATGGTTGTAAAAGAACTGGTACAACCAGCcccatttttaaaaataaagctgCCAAAGAGACCGCTTCTTTAACGTGCATTATATCAGTGCAATCCATTATCCACTGCCATATAGCTTTTGTTGTAAAAGTGTACTTAAtcgtaatttttttggaagtGCCAAAGGCTTTATCCTCAAACAACCTAATTCCTGCATCGGAAACATAGTATTGCGTGTGAGACTCGGAATCTGGATTCGTAAAGAACCGATGAGCTAATGGTGATACCCTTTCTGAGTCATTGatatcaatattttcaatctGAGCTTGCCATCCTTGCTCTGGCTTAGATTTCTCAAAAGTAAATGtatcatcattattggTGTATTCTAACAACGAAGATAGGCAAGGTAATGGATCATCGGCATTTGTTGGGGACCAAACATTGGGCTTGGCACCCAtcattttgatgaaaagtATATGGATCAAATAATCACTATGAATAATTGAATCCGTAACGGAGCTTCtctcaaaagaaaaaagtttcataGAGTTAAACGATGACAAAAGAATATcaggcatttttttcaacccAATATCTCTAACGTACTTTTGTAAAACAGCGACCCCCTTAGGTGTCGgttgaaaaagaactttCTCCTTAGGCTCGCCACGAGTTCTGTCCTGTGGTGTATGTAGTAGCTTAGAAGACATGAATAATGTAAGAAGGTGACGGGCCAAACCGGGTTTAATATTGTATGAAACATTAATGCAAGTTGTGTTCATATCCACTTTTAGTTCCAACTGACCCATTGCTTTAATAGCTTCCTGATATGTGAAGCTAAAGTGGAAGTGTTTAGTAAATGGTGTTAATAAGAACGATTTGGTATCACtgttgttctttttctctttcaaatctaaacaaataagaaaaatggaatatACGGTCTTTAAATCATTGGTAAAAATCAGTCCATTCGGCGTTCTgctaaaattttttgaagacaaTTCATGCAACGTCCTGTTTTTATCCACCATTTCAGAACTATTTTTTAATCACTATATTGGACCTATGTCACTTCAGATAGGCCGCACAAAATCTGGAAGCAACGTACAAAAGTCATATCTCCCAAGTTTAAAGACGATGAcagataaagaaagaattaaCATAATGGTTAACTCACTGGTATAAATATAACAGGCCACACAACATTTTTGCATGCATCAGTAACCAAATTCAGGTCTTAGCGAAAAAATGCAGTGTTGAGATcattgtttcaaaattagaTATTATGAAACGTTCAACATCCAGACATCCCAtaattaatgaaaatatttcagtAAAACTTTGCATGCTTTAAGGCGCTAATTTTAATACAGACAACAGAAATAATTCAACTTGGACATTTTCGGAAGAATAATGATTGTTTTCAGTCTTCTACCCCtccagaaaattttgacaATTACCTATCACGTACTCTTCGAGTCACCTTAAGTGGAAGACGCtggtttttcttgaagTTATAAGTATGGTGTGGGTAGTTTTTTACTGTCAGTCCATTAGCAATCTTGTCCAGTAATCCATTAAAAGTTCTACTCTGAACTATGATCTCAGTGTAGGCGTTAAACAAGTAGGTAAAAGGATGCGGAAAGGTCCGcagaaattcaaaaaaatttgctaATTTGGATTCTCTATCATTCAACTGGAATGTGACAAGCGAGTTGTACGACTGCAGTAACTTATTTTCGGGATCAAAGGTAAacattatcattttttttaaatgttCTTGTACTTGGACGCATGTTAATATCGGCATCTCAAATACGGTAAGCTCGGtgctgattttttttttgagagTTGTTGATAAGAGAGATGAAATACCAACGTtatttgaataaaatagaaatttAAATGCGAcattctttgttttttcaagaaacgATAAAACTTTGATGAATTCCCTAAGCTTCGAAGGTGCTATTAcagttgaagaagacatttCATCTAATTGTTCGAATTTGAAGTAAAAAATGTGATTGATTTTCTGGTCGTTatctattttcttgataacCGTCATCATTAAATCAAGCGTGTTATTTAAAGGTTCTTCATTAGTTTCAAAATCCAAATGTACTTTATATCGACACTGCTCCCTTGACTCGATGCAACCTTTTGATTTATTTGAGGAAAGATCCTCCTCCGTTAAGTAATCGTTCATTTCGATAATTACGACATTTAGGTCGACTAATGACAGTATTTCAGAAACTAAGCGATCAATACCAGCATACTGATGTATATGTTTAACttggttgaaaaaaacaatataatttttcatatttccGAGcttatttgaaagaaactCACTCAAGCCCGGAACATAGCTTATTGAGGAATAACTAGTGCTTAATTCTTGTAAAGCCCTTGATTTGAATTTCTGGTAGAAAGCGTGGTCCATTGGCTCCTTAACTGGGCTTGCCTTAGAAACTTTTGAGCTACTCACACTCTTTTTAATTGGAACAAGATTCAACTTTCTCAGTAcggtgaaatttttttgctcCAGATCATCGCTTATGGCTTTCATAATCTTGTCACTATCGACAACCCTTTCTGACCTCCTTATAGGTGCAAAGTCGGAATCTACATGCTCCATCGTCTCTATATCTTAATCTCGTCCGTACTTATATCTATATCCGTACATACATCGACCTCTTTTAATCGAAGTTGATGATTAAAAAATCTGTCATGTAAACAAATGTTAGCATGGCGTTATCTCTATTTAAAAATACCTGCCACCTTAGAaaaccaaaataataacatcaGGTTATTTTAAGCCGGGTTGCCTTTTATCGCAATAGCATCCCttacaataatattatatgGAACTATCTCAACATGAATAGTTAACGATATCATTCCAGCGAAGCAAAATCTAACCAGGCATTTTTACGTGAAGAAGAGAGCAAAAAGAGCCATAAGGTAAAAGTTCATATGTACAATGAAAACTGGCCTCTATTTTATATCTCATAACCCTtgcaaagagaaaaagaaatgaaggacaaaaggaaaatagCCGCTATCATTTTCAACGCTCTGGGTACAAAAAGAAGGCCACAAGAATCTTTTATGTATTTTATCTCTCTAACTATGATCTGATCTGGCATAAGTTACTGAGAATCCATTTACGCGCTATTACAATTAAATAATCTACCGATTTTTTTGGTAGAGTTTAGCATTCATACAGTCAACCAAGTTTAAAAAAGACCATCAAGAAAGAGCATAAAAAGTCCGGCCTGTTTTGATcagaatttcaaaatattgagATTTCGTTGCCACTAGCTCTCGGCgtgtatatttttttttttgttttggttTGTAGCTCATACTATTAGCTACTATTAACTACTATTAACTACATCACAAAGGATATCACGTCACACGTAGAACATGCCATCTATTCGACGGAAATAAAGACGGAAATAAGGGAGGCGTGAAAAAGGGTCTTCGTGGTGTTGTAGTCTGGGCAATAACGCCATTCAATGCGATATAAACCGTAAATCCCTTATGAAAGGGCCTAACAAATCCATGAAACAAAGAACGGTGACTAAAACcaaagataataaaaaccAACCGCTTTGAATCCAGGTCACGAAACAAGAATAGTTATAATAAAGGCCCTCTGCCTGAGTATATGTCATATTTTTGTAGATGATATTTCCAATTAATATTTTACTGTGCAAGTGGCTTATATTTGCAGTGACATTCTTCTGGAGCTGTAAAATTTTAGTAAGGAAGCTTTTAGGAGTAAACATAACATGGATCAACCTGCTTAAACTGGAAATCTGTGGTTTATCCATGGAAGATGGTTCAGTAAAGGTAAAATCCGTCCGTTTTGCTCTGTTTGAAAGAAAGCTTTTTATTAAGGGACTACGAATTGATTCCAATAAATCATATGCTAAGTACGCTGACAGAGAATTGAcaagagagaaagaaggGACATTTATAAGGACCTCCAAAAATTATAGCGGGGGTTTCACTTCTAAGATTCTTTCATTGTTACAATCCTGGCTCAACGGGGTCACCATTATCTTAGAAGATACGCATTTAGTTAACAACGATATCAcgattgaaaaatttggcttttttctttcgatTGATAATTCTAAAGGTGTTAAGTCACTGCGATTTGATTCCTTTCTAAGAAAACTTCTTTGGAACGACCAAGTCATTATTGCTGATGCCATTTTCATAGTGAAtacaaatttattgattgatgaaattatGAATCCTTTGAAAGATGGCCTTCAAGTTGGACTAGATTTAAAACTGGGTGACTTAAATGTTCCCATGAATTTATTAAATCTATTTATCAACAAGGAGAACGTTGATTTGATGtcaaatgaaaaacttcTGAAAAGATTAGCAGATACAACAAGGGCCAATGAAGAGctaaaggaagaagatattactaaaatgaaagatacCCTCGTACATACAATGGGAAAATTTGTAGATCGGATAAAGCCGCTAAAGGAATTGAACGTCACCGTTGATAAACTTCAAATTAAGGATTTCCCACTCACCAGTCATCCAGAACTACTTGGaatgaataaatatatcagttataatattttgatttctaATATAAATTTCAATACCATTAGGTTTAGAAATGAGATGCCAGGTTATACGTTAATATTCGAGGAGCTCGATTCTCCATTCAAGTTTAGTATTGTAATGGCAAGATTTAACATATATTTGAATCTAAATCgaaaacatcaaaaacATGCtaaaaagttgaaaattatTGAGATTCCAAATGTTTCTATTTTTGGCGAAACTAATTTATTCTCTCAAAAGTTTCGCCATTCTAAGAACTTACAGGCAAAGAAACTAGAGAACGCTATTTTCAACATCAAGGGGAATATATCTTCTTTAACTATTGACATGGATCCGGTAAATATTTCGTTTATCAAATGCTTTTTATCAAACATCAAAGTTTTCACATCCTCCTGTcccaaaaacaaaattttaaagGAGAATGCCCACGTGAAGTTTTTAACAAGACGGAGAGTATTGTTTGACTATTTTAAGTGTTTCTTACCGCTGATTAATATGAAGTTCACCCTAGATGATCCTAAATTTgttatcaataataaagacAATCTAATCATAGGCAAGTTTTCCGTCTTTATGATAAGTCATCACTCTAAAAGATATACGTTGGGTAACAATCTTGTGGAAGAGAAAGATAAAACACAACAGATTTTTTATGAAAGTCATTGGAATGTCGAACTGCTAGATATGAAGTTACAGCACATTATAAAGCACCAAAAATACGAGCATACAATATTGAGAGTGGATAGTGTCGCTATAGAGGAAAACATTCAACTGTTGCCGGATATATTGTGTTCTGCAAACGCGGATATCGATACATTAATGCTAGACCTATCTGAACTACCAACAATGGTTATGTTGAGCGAATTAGTACATAATTTAGATAGCCAGTTGGCAAACGTCGAAGAAAATTATTTCAAAGAGTTCTATGAAAAATTCGCATTTAATTTACAAAATATGAAAGCTGAATGTTCTAATATGGCTAAATGTTTGAGACAGAAGGAAATATTACCGAGCGACTTTGTATTCCAGCAACTACCAGATTTTTTCGATTACATTAAAATCAATATTAGGGACATATCATCCACTTTAGGTGCTAGGTCAGTTTTCATGCCGAGGGATGTTTTCTCTTCCGTCGACTCCCAAAGTTCAAAGGACTTAATTGACGGCAAActaagaaaatattgcaATACAGTCGAAAAATTGCAAATTGCTTTCTTTGGCGATAAGACACAATGGCATAATAAAATTGGCTCAAACCATGCTACCATGGTTAGATCTGGTCAGCTCACAAACTTTGGTAAAGCTAGTAAACAGAATCCCAACTATAAACCCAGCATTGCCGATTTAGACGATATATCAACTAGCGATGCAACAGAGGTAAACCATCTTTGGAACGTCAATTTACTAATAAATGATATAACTACGTCGATAATTGGTGAGACACCTGAATTAAGTGAAGAATTATCTACGAAAACTGTTTCGAAAGTTTCTAATTTATCAATTAAGCTGTTTCCAGATTCAGACCCATTTAGCAGTAGTGAAAGCGATTCAAAGATAACTTTGCAAATAAATCATTCCAGAGGAACATCGGTGGTATCACTGAtgagtatttttttagccGTCTCAGGAATACACACGCTAAACCAAATATTCGGACATTGTGTACGTCAAAAGATGCGGCAGTCTAAAACTAAACAATACTTTCTTGCACTGTCGGaatcgaaaagaaaatcatgtCTCAAAAGTATAAAGTGGGGCCAACTAAAGGAGTTGCTCGAAGTAAATTTCTCTTCAGAATATATCAGTCAAATAATTGCACTGCCCAACGGCCTTAGAACTAAATTTGAACCGACTTCAACATTCATCACtatgaaaaattgtaatacaatttcaatatcagGTCAGTACTTCAGAATGATGGTAGAATCTCCCACACAGCCAAACTTTTGGGAGAGAATGATTTGTATTAATGGATTCAAAATAATGGTACACATTGATTTAATAAAGCAGCAAATGGAAAAACTAAACTCTTTACAGAACTGGAAAGAATTAGAATCCGCCATAACGTTAGAAAATGAATCATGGCACTTTTCCATACCGCATCACTTCGAGATGtttaaaataatagatACTATTCCAACTATATTCAAGAGTATTAAACAAATGTTATATTCGCTGAAAACATCGAAAAACGATTTAATAATTTTCCCCCATAAAGTGGAGACTCCTTTATCACTGCCTAAGATTAAACTGAAATCTAAAAGGTGGTTATTTAGCATATCAGATGACCCACTGGAGGCAGAATTGAATACTATCTTTCAGATTGGTTTGCAGGAACAACGAGAGAGACTCGCAAAACTACAAGAATTTAATAAACGCATCTCTGAGGATTTGCTTAAAAGTCGAAAGAATGttaaagaaatgaaagatgATTTTGAGGCGGTTGATAACGTAATATTAAAGCACCGTACAGGATTGTGGGCAAAGGATGGGAGGAAAATTTTGCGTAAATCTGCCACAGATTCTGAAATCCCTAATACACCAACACCTTTGAATGCTAATGGAAAGGGCGAGAGTAGGTCTGAAAGACCGCAGCTTATTTCTcctgatattgaaaatgcGTACAATACTCTACTAGAAAACTTCTCCGATTCATGGATCAGAAGGgtgaaagaatataaagTTAAAGAACGTCGTGAGTTTGACAagaacttttctttcttgtgGGGATTCATTGATTATACTAAGCTCCCCAAAGATATCaacaaaaaagttttaCCTTTCTCAACAAAGCCatttttaatgaatttgattattgaaaatatcGATATCGATATAATAAAGCCTTCCTGTGGCATCAAAAATATCCCAAACTTCATTCACGATGTTGGAAAAGGCGTTCCGAAGAATACAGAATATTCGATTATGATACCGATGTACTTGGATGCTAAATTCAGTGAAGTAAGATGGCATTTGAGAGATTATCCCCTGCCTTTTGTTTGTATACCTCCACTAAGCTCTACACAAAGTAAAGAGACAATACCTATGAGAATTTATGGCGATTTTATGATAACAGAGGATATGCTCCAATCCGACAAAGAGCTTAGAACTTTGTTTGTTCCTTTAATTCCATCAGTGACTGTTGAAAATACAGATAAATATTACTCCTTGTTCGTGCCCAGAACAATGACCAGCGCCAAGATATTCACAGACctaaattttgaaataaacTCTAACCATACAACACGAGTAACTTGGGGTGGTTCTTATCAACCGGCCATTCAACAAACAATGCAATGTTTAGAtaacttttcaaaacctCCATTAGACCCTTCTGTTAAACTAGGTTTTTGGGATAAAACAAGGTATCTTTTCCATGGAAAGATCAATATAGTTTGGAAAAAGAGGGGAAAATTCGAAATTTCTCTTAAAGGGGCAAAAAGTCCATACATGCTTGGCGGAGAGTCAGCTGGTTTCATAGTTGGTTTTGATGGTGATGTTAATTTGCGATGTAACGAAGATAATGATcccaaaaaatttttatcctGCAGCGCAGACAAGGTCCATTTTAGCATTCCCAATTATTTCGCGAAGCCATTACTGGTATGGTCCAGGCCCAGTACCAATACAATGTTCATTCCAAATCAAGATGATACGAACCTGCAGAGATACGCTTCATTTTACTATTTATTGAACACTACACCCAGTAAAAACGAAAAGGCAGACAAGGAAATTATGAGGAAATCGTTCATCGAAAAAACGGGAATTAAATTATCGGGGGGCATGACGCTGGACATGGGTATCCTCTTCGAAAGATTGGGCCCTAGTTTGAATGAGAGAACTTTTGGGtcaaaaaaacattatTTGACTCGTCTATGTAATCCAATTTATGTCCAGGACCGCTCAAAACATGATTCGTATGCTGGCTTTAGAAGTGACTTTATTCATATGTCTTTCGGGCTATCTTCTAATTCAAACTCCGCATATAACGCTATGCAACTAAGTCCTAACGGGTTCAAGGCATTCTTTGTATGGTGGAAATCATTTTCAGGAAACTTCCCTGTAAGGAGAGGACCCTTATTTGGTCTCCAGAGTATCAGTCCTAAATTTGGTGAACATTTGTATACCATTTCTTACCACGCAGATGTCTCGCCATTATTCATCAATTACATGTACCACAATGCTGATGCCGATCAAATTTTGCGTAAAAACTACTTAGAGGTAGCTGAATTTGCTGGTTTAAAGGCTAAATCTTCTCATTTTGTTATGGATCTACATCAGAGGAAAGAAGTCTTGACCGAATATCAAGCCGGTTTGAACGTCAGAAGGAGAGTTATGAAGTTAAAATTTCTGGCTGGTGATGTTGTGTGCCAAGACGTGGATATTCGGACTGTAAGTGGTGAGTTCAGTAAATTAAACTACgttgaagagaaagaagatgctgaatatgatatttttgataatgatatGTCGTGGCTTGATATAACGGATTTTCAAGATGCGTTTTTCATTAACCCTGATAATTATCTTCCGAAAATTAAGATTATGccatttgctttttctcCTCAGTTCGCTTATCAGAAAAGAGCTAGTTATGGTGACAAGTATCAAGTCGATCCTAAAACTTGCAAGCCAATAACGCCATTTGATAATCGTGTGTCCCATGGCTGTACACTGGGGCACAATGTTTCTTTACGTACTGACCTAGTTGAGAAACGTGTTGCAGTTTTAAAGAAGTTTCGAGAGAAATTGCAGGAAGAAagtaagaaaaacaaatcaGCCGGTGTATCAGGAGAGGGTTTGAATGATTTACTCTCAAAAGCAAACTCTAGTGTGAAAAATGCAGAACTACTACTTAAAgactttcaaaaaatatttaaacAACACGAAGGCGGACAAACAGAACATCCTTTCCATTTCGACTCTTTAAATCTATTGAAAAGTACCAAAAAGACCATGAAACAGTTCGAAAATAgattctttatttttaatgtaCTGTTGAAATGGAATGAAGATGCAAGAAGCgctattttcaaatttttttactatgCTAATCTGTCCAATGAATTTACGTCTTTAGCAAGTGGCAAGGGCCTGAGGGAATTTGAAGATGCAATAAAGCAAAGAGAAATGACTGATGATTCAACTAGTATGGAAGCGATACCAGAAGGagcagaaaaagaaaacattgGTAAACAGTTTCATAGCTGCGATGATACAGAGTTCACCACTGAGAACCTTTTGaagatatttgaaaaaaacattaCACAACTTTCTTGTGACATCCAAAATAAGATACACCATAAGTTTTTTGTTCAGTTTATAACTCCACAAATTCAGTTAACGTCCCTGGAAAATGCAGAAGCTTGTGTTTTGGTTTCTTCACCCTTTTTTATGCTAAAGACATTGGAATTTGATGCAAACACGACAAGTAACACGTATATGCaggatatttttttgaaaagacaTGGCATCCTATTCGGAAATGCCAATGcgtttttatttaaaaaaaaggattacaaagaattttttgaactatACTTCGGTTCCAGCTCTTATGGGCAACACAAGAAAGAACAGTGGCCACCCTGGCTAGGCTTGGAGTTAGGATTCGAACCTTCCGcattagaaaagaaagcagtAGTTAGGAACATTTCTGCTCTACTgcatcatcaaaaattaGCACCGTTTTCCGCTAGATATGACTCtttaaaagataaaatagaaGATAATATTTGCGGTTACGTTCCCCAAGTTAACGTAGAAGTGAATTCTGAGGAGTACCTAATGCTCACAAAGATGGCCTtaaaattgtttctttatGTAGAACccgaagatgaagaattgaagaaatatattgaaaaactaaTAATTGGTTACGATATCTATGATACAGCTCAGACTAGAAAATTCGTAAATGACTTACACAATGGCGAACAAATTTTAGCTGTAGTTGAAAAGGAGCTTCTATTTAAAAGAAGCCTGCTGGACGATGTTGGTAAACTTGATCTATCCAATATACACAACGAACGCATGCATCAATTGTTGAGGCTATATATTTTAATGAAGGTTTTCACTTCAAATGGAAACAATTATATTAACAGGACTCTAGTATGGAATATCAAGGTTAATGAGATTATTTTACATTTACTGGACGAAAATGACAAGCCATTTTTAGATATTGCAGTCGCAAAATTAAACTTTCATAGAATCCAACACACCATGGGATTAAGAAAGAACACTGTAACCGTTAAAATGATGCAAATATTCGACTTAGGCGAAAATGTTAATTATCATTGTTTACTGGGGCCTTTGATATCATCAAGTGGTAATAATACAGTTGATTTGGCGAATGATGTTCCATTGGTCCAAATAACTTGGGATGTTGATAAGCCTGTAGGTGGTATTAAGGTTGTTAAAAATGTTGAGACCACTTTGTCGAGTTTGACGGTGaaattagaagaagagagaCTAAATAGACTTTTTGAGTGGTTGTCATTGAAGGAGTTAATTTATGACGGGAACGgagatgatgacgatggAGCATCCAGTATTTTTGACATGGCGTCATCAGAATcagaagaaggaaaaattgagTTTTCGGAAGATATTAGCTCTGATTTCAATGAAATGTTGAAGAGATCAAGCGATTATATGATCGTTGAAGATTTGAAACTAAACAGCTTTAAACTCTGTATCAGTTATAAGGGCAAAGGCAAGATGAGGTTGGCTAATGTTACTAACTTCGTCTTCAATTTCCCAACTTTAAGATTGGCCAATCAAACTCTAAGGGTTACAGATCTATTACTTGCTCTGAAAAAAGTGTTAATAAAGGTTTTAATAAAACATACTGGGAGATTTATTAGTAACAAATTGAAGAGGAACTCTAAAGAGAATAAAATTGCCGACGATACTGCACCACTGAAGCAACTCACAACTTATAATTCCTACACGGAGCCTGAAGAGCTTCGTTAAGAACATTCAAAACAATCTATATAGTTTTTCATACCTAAATATAGCAccatatacatatatatatattaccTGTTTAAGACTTTTATTGTTGTATTGGTTAACACAtgtaaaatttcaagaacgTAAAGTGTCATATAGGTCTTCCATCAGTAATTTCCTTGCATTTAACAGTTGTTGTTAAAAATAACTGGTCTCTAGCGGGATCGAACCGCTGATCCCCGCGTTATTAGCACGGTGCCTTAACCAACTGGGCCAAGAGACCATGAAAGGACGTTAATTTGTCGTATTACGGGCTCGGGTGATACCGGATGCCTTGACAATCCTAAAGTCGTTtaggagagtaacttgttgttagacttattatttgagaattatgtgggtaattagataattgttgggattctgagaattatgtgggtaattagataattgttgggattccattgttactaaaggctataatattaggtatatagaatatactagaagttctcctcgaggatctaggaatccacaaaagggaatcgatagttctacatagtgttattattttatcttctttctttttatatgttgtcattcattatcctattacattatcaatccttgcatttcagcttccattagattggatgactgtttctcaatctttatgtcatcctcttgcaccgcatattataa
Proteins encoded in this window:
- the FMP27 gene encoding Fmp27p (similar to YLR454W); this translates as MIFPINILLCKWLIFAVTFFWSCKILVRKLLGVNITWINLLKLEICGLSMEDGSVKVKSVRFALFERKLFIKGLRIDSNKSYAKYADRELTREKEGTFIRTSKNYSGGFTSKILSLLQSWLNGVTIILEDTHLVNNDITIEKFGFFLSIDNSKGVKSLRFDSFLRKLLWNDQVIIADAIFIVNTNLLIDEIMNPLKDGLQVGLDLKLGDLNVPMNLLNLFINKENVDLMSNEKLLKRLADTTRANEELKEEDITKMKDTLVHTMGKFVDRIKPLKELNVTVDKLQIKDFPLTSHPELLGMNKYISYNILISNINFNTIRFRNEMPGYTLIFEELDSPFKFSIVMARFNIYLNLNRKHQKHAKKLKIIEIPNVSIFGETNLFSQKFRHSKNLQAKKLENAIFNIKGNISSLTIDMDPVNISFIKCFLSNIKVFTSSCPKNKILKENAHVKFLTRRRVLFDYFKCFLPLINMKFTLDDPKFVINNKDNLIIGKFSVFMISHHSKRYTLGNNLVEEKDKTQQIFYESHWNVELLDMKLQHIIKHQKYEHTILRVDSVAIEENIQLLPDILCSANADIDTLMLDLSELPTMVMLSELVHNLDSQLANVEENYFKEFYEKFAFNLQNMKAECSNMAKCLRQKEILPSDFVFQQLPDFFDYIKINIRDISSTLGARSVFMPRDVFSSVDSQSSKDLIDGKLRKYCNTVEKLQIAFFGDKTQWHNKIGSNHATMVRSGQLTNFGKASKQNPNYKPSIADLDDISTSDATEVNHLWNVNLLINDITTSIIGETPELSEELSTKTVSKVSNLSIKLFPDSDPFSSSESDSKITLQINHSRGTSVVSLMSIFLAVSGIHTLNQIFGHCVRQKMRQSKTKQYFLALSESKRKSCLKSIKWGQLKELLEVNFSSEYISQIIALPNGLRTKFEPTSTFITMKNCNTISISGQYFRMMVESPTQPNFWERMICINGFKIMVHIDLIKQQMEKLNSLQNWKELESAITLENESWHFSIPHHFEMFKIIDTIPTIFKSIKQMLYSLKTSKNDLIIFPHKVETPLSLPKIKLKSKRWLFSISDDPLEAELNTIFQIGLQEQRERLAKLQEFNKRISEDLLKSRKNVKEMKDDFEAVDNVILKHRTGLWAKDGRKILRKSATDSEIPNTPTPLNANGKGESRSERPQLISPDIENAYNTLLENFSDSWIRRVKEYKVKERREFDKNFSFLWGFIDYTKLPKDINKKVLPFSTKPFLMNLIIENIDIDIIKPSCGIKNIPNFIHDVGKGVPKNTEYSIMIPMYLDAKFSEVRWHLRDYPLPFVCIPPLSSTQSKETIPMRIYGDFMITEDMLQSDKELRTLFVPLIPSVTVENTDKYYSLFVPRTMTSAKIFTDLNFEINSNHTTRVTWGGSYQPAIQQTMQCLDNFSKPPLDPSVKLGFWDKTRYLFHGKINIVWKKRGKFEISLKGAKSPYMLGGESAGFIVGFDGDVNLRCNEDNDPKKFLSCSADKVHFSIPNYFAKPLLVWSRPSTNTMFIPNQDDTNLQRYASFYYLLNTTPSKNEKADKEIMRKSFIEKTGIKLSGGMTLDMGILFERLGPSLNERTFGSKKHYLTRLCNPIYVQDRSKHDSYAGFRSDFIHMSFGLSSNSNSAYNAMQLSPNGFKAFFVWWKSFSGNFPVRRGPLFGLQSISPKFGEHLYTISYHADVSPLFINYMYHNADADQILRKNYLEVAEFAGLKAKSSHFVMDLHQRKEVLTEYQAGLNVRRRVMKLKFLAGDVVCQDVDIRTVSGEFSKLNYVEEKEDAEYDIFDNDMSWLDITDFQDAFFINPDNYLPKIKIMPFAFSPQFAYQKRASYGDKYQVDPKTCKPITPFDNRVSHGCTLGHNVSLRTDLVEKRVAVLKKFREKLQEESKKNKSAGVSGEGLNDLLSKANSSVKNAELLLKDFQKIFKQHEGGQTEHPFHFDSLNLLKSTKKTMKQFENRFFIFNVLLKWNEDARSAIFKFFYYANLSNEFTSLASGKGLREFEDAIKQREMTDDSTSMEAIPEGAEKENIGKQFHSCDDTEFTTENLLKIFEKNITQLSCDIQNKIHHKFFVQFITPQIQLTSLENAEACVLVSSPFFMLKTLEFDANTTSNTYMQDIFLKRHGILFGNANAFLFKKKDYKEFFELYFGSSSYGQHKKEQWPPWLGLELGFEPSALEKKAVVRNISALLHHQKLAPFSARYDSLKDKIEDNICGYVPQVNVEVNSEEYLMLTKMALKLFLYVEPEDEELKKYIEKLIIGYDIYDTAQTRKFVNDLHNGEQILAVVEKELLFKRSLLDDVGKLDLSNIHNERMHQLLRLYILMKVFTSNGNNYINRTLVWNIKVNEIILHLLDENDKPFLDIAVAKLNFHRIQHTMGLRKNTVTVKMMQIFDLGENVNYHCLLGPLISSSGNNTVDLANDVPLVQITWDVDKPVGGIKVVKNVETTLSSLTVKLEEERLNRLFEWLSLKELIYDGNGDDDDGASSIFDMASSESEEGKIEFSEDISSDFNEMLKRSSDYMIVEDLKLNSFKLCISYKGKGKMRLANVTNFVFNFPTLRLANQTLRVTDLLLALKKVLIKVLIKHTGRFISNKLKRNSKENKIADDTAPLKQLTTYNSYTEPEELR